A window of the Cellvibrio sp. pealriver genome harbors these coding sequences:
- a CDS encoding TolC family protein — protein MKIRLSALVFVASAVCAPVQAQNTINAQDIVSSQDTLSLQQALNASLLHNPHLAGYQFRRAALAGEHTTAALRPELRLQGELENVAGSGELSGVDGAEFTLSFTSIIELGNQRDARLGVVTARQQQLATEQRVAVLDLVAAVNYRFIALLAAQEQVRLEEDAQRLAEQLVDSLTKRVKAGSTPQAELMRARAALARTAIALEKSRQQAQQEALQLSAYWADPMPDFTRASGDLFALTNPQTLAEWQTRLAQNPDVALLGDETRLRAAELRKAEAEGKPALGWNAGVRQLQASNDTALVLGLSVPLASGKRASGAIQTARAEQNAAQFAEDSIRSQLETRLNQTFAAHQQAWSEAQSLRDQILPLMQEASRATANAFEQGRYSSLELAMAQRELLDARAELISAALRAHQTRIELERLTASAPVPSTQSGETAQ, from the coding sequence ATGAAAATCCGTTTATCTGCACTGGTATTTGTCGCCAGTGCTGTCTGTGCACCTGTGCAGGCCCAAAACACTATTAACGCTCAAGACATTGTTAGCTCTCAGGACACGCTCAGCTTGCAGCAAGCACTGAACGCGAGCTTGCTGCATAACCCGCACTTGGCGGGTTATCAATTTCGCCGCGCGGCCTTGGCAGGCGAGCACACCACTGCGGCCTTGCGGCCAGAACTGCGCCTGCAGGGCGAGCTGGAGAACGTTGCGGGTTCGGGTGAGTTATCGGGTGTGGATGGCGCTGAATTTACGCTGTCGTTCACCTCCATCATTGAACTGGGCAACCAGCGCGATGCGCGTCTTGGCGTGGTGACTGCACGCCAGCAACAGCTGGCAACCGAGCAGCGCGTGGCAGTGCTGGATCTGGTCGCGGCGGTGAATTATCGCTTTATCGCACTGCTCGCCGCGCAGGAACAGGTGCGTTTGGAAGAAGACGCGCAGCGGCTGGCGGAGCAGTTAGTCGATAGCCTGACCAAGCGCGTCAAGGCAGGCAGCACCCCACAAGCTGAGTTAATGCGCGCCCGCGCGGCACTAGCGCGCACTGCAATCGCGCTGGAAAAGTCGCGTCAGCAAGCCCAGCAGGAAGCCCTGCAATTAAGTGCTTACTGGGCTGACCCCATGCCGGACTTCACCCGCGCCAGCGGTGATTTGTTTGCACTGACTAACCCACAAACCCTTGCCGAATGGCAAACACGCCTGGCACAGAACCCGGACGTGGCACTTTTGGGCGATGAAACCCGCCTGCGCGCGGCTGAACTGCGCAAAGCAGAAGCAGAGGGCAAACCGGCCTTGGGCTGGAATGCCGGAGTGCGCCAATTGCAGGCATCAAATGACACAGCGTTAGTGCTCGGCCTCAGTGTTCCATTGGCGAGCGGTAAACGCGCCAGCGGGGCGATACAGACCGCTCGCGCCGAGCAAAATGCCGCTCAATTTGCCGAAGATAGCATCAGATCACAGCTTGAAACTCGCTTGAATCAAACCTTTGCTGCCCATCAACAAGCTTGGAGCGAAGCGCAGAGCCTGCGCGACCAGATTTTACCGCTGATGCAAGAGGCCAGCCGCGCGACCGCCAACGCCTTTGAACAGGGGCGCTATAGCTCGCTGGAACTGGCCATGGCACAGCGCGAACTGCTCGATGCCCGTGCCGAACTCATCAGCGCCGCCCTGCGCGCCCATCAAACCCGCATTGAACTGGAGCGTCTGACCGCGTCCGCGCCCGTTCCCTCAACCCAATCAGGGGAGACAGCCCAATGA
- a CDS encoding efflux RND transporter periplasmic adaptor subunit, with product MNSFIRTLLLIASLGLSAQLFASGDHDHGHDEHDEHHPEEPAKGSHNGRLLEDGDFVVELAIVEQGIPPEYRAWASVDGKPIEPDDWQLEVELTRLGGEVNRFAFKPEQDFLRGQGVVEEPHSFDVKVTARYQNQRHEWTYPSYEGRIAMKADIAAASAITTAIASEGVLQERIKLYGNIVADPLRLSHIQARYPGLIRSVKPSIGMRVKAGEVIATVESNESLREYPLLSPIDGTVVERHANAGEFTADRVLFSILDERVLELHLQAFPTDAAKVKNGQAIVINANGQQAQTNIEYITPRHGDTPTLEVHAPVDNSSGQWVPNQAVEGWVSVADTPVALRIENRALQSFRDWQVVFIKVGDTYEIRPLELGRSDGTYTEVLAGLNAGDEYVVENAYILKADLEKSGASHDH from the coding sequence ATGAATAGTTTTATCCGCACCCTTTTATTAATTGCGAGCCTCGGCCTCTCGGCCCAGCTGTTCGCCTCTGGCGATCACGATCATGGCCACGATGAGCACGACGAGCATCACCCCGAAGAACCTGCAAAGGGCAGCCATAATGGCCGCCTGTTGGAAGACGGCGACTTTGTGGTCGAGTTGGCGATTGTTGAACAGGGCATACCACCCGAATACCGCGCCTGGGCAAGTGTTGATGGCAAACCCATCGAGCCGGACGATTGGCAATTAGAGGTGGAACTCACCCGTTTGGGTGGCGAGGTCAATCGCTTTGCGTTCAAACCCGAACAGGATTTCCTGCGCGGGCAGGGCGTAGTGGAGGAGCCGCATTCGTTTGATGTCAAAGTCACTGCGCGTTATCAAAACCAACGCCATGAATGGACTTATCCCTCCTACGAAGGGCGCATCGCGATGAAGGCAGATATTGCTGCAGCATCCGCTATTACCACCGCCATCGCCAGTGAAGGCGTACTGCAAGAACGCATCAAGCTCTACGGCAATATCGTGGCCGACCCGCTACGGCTGAGCCATATTCAAGCGCGTTATCCCGGCCTGATCCGCAGCGTCAAACCCAGCATCGGTATGCGCGTAAAAGCGGGCGAGGTGATTGCTACGGTGGAGTCCAACGAAAGCCTGCGCGAATATCCGCTGCTGTCGCCCATCGATGGCACAGTGGTGGAGCGCCACGCCAATGCCGGCGAATTTACGGCCGACCGCGTGCTGTTCAGCATCCTCGATGAGCGCGTGCTTGAACTGCATCTGCAAGCCTTTCCCACCGATGCCGCCAAGGTCAAAAACGGCCAGGCGATTGTGATCAACGCCAACGGGCAGCAGGCGCAGACCAACATTGAATACATCACCCCACGCCACGGCGATACCCCCACGCTGGAAGTCCATGCGCCGGTGGATAACAGCAGCGGCCAGTGGGTGCCTAACCAAGCGGTTGAGGGCTGGGTAAGTGTGGCCGATACACCCGTGGCGCTGCGAATTGAAAATCGCGCGTTGCAAAGTTTCCGCGATTGGCAGGTGGTGTTTATTAAAGTTGGTGACACCTATGAGATTCGCCCACTCGAACTCGGGCGCAGCGATGGTACCTACACCGAAGTGCTCGCTGGCCTGAACGCGGGCGATGAATACGTGGTGGAAAACGCTTACATCCTCAAAGCCGACCTGGAGAAATCCGGGGCGAGCCACGACCACTAA